DNA sequence from the Vicia villosa cultivar HV-30 ecotype Madison, WI linkage group LG3, Vvil1.0, whole genome shotgun sequence genome:
TGCAAAGTTATTACCCAAGTGTTAAATTAGCTTGTCCAGTAGTTTCATAACTTATTTCATGTATcttatttaattttatgaatGTGATGTTCAGGACATTGCACAAGAAGCTGTGAAGAAGACAGAAAACTAGATGGATGTTTAAAAACTGACGAAAGCAGCACTGAGTCATTCTACCTGTTCATGAAGAATGGAAAGCCACtgctaaatttttttaaagtctCACTCATAAACCAGGTGACTATATTACCAAGTTAAAAATGATCAACACCTATTCTCTGGCTTGAGAAGAGTCTTAGATGTTAGAATACATGAGTTTGCCCAGACACATTAGAATTAGTAAAAGCTAGGGGCATGCACGAGTATGTACAAAATATCTCAtaatataaaaactaattaaatatcTTCACCCAACAACTAGATTGGGATATGTGATTAATGAAATGGTATCAAAGTCATTCCTAAACCTTATAACGACTTCCTACAGCCTTTCATAAAGGTAATCATACTACACATAATCTTCATTTAATTCATAACTTACTACGCTATTAATGTTTATCCCCATCCTAGTATCATTGTACTCCTTCAACTAATGAGAAATTTACAGTTTGTAGTCACTAGTTCTTTAAGACTCAATGTTGTACAAAATGTAAATGTAGATAGCACTAAGTCAACAATAGTTTTCAATCCCTTCATTTGGAATGGAGTATACATGCTACCTCCCTTCACATAAGCAAACATGGAAGATAGACCAAACCATAATTACAAACCAAAACAAATAACACCCTTTTAAATTTAATCTATTATGAGCTCATATACATGCACATTCACACATAAATGCGTGCATATATTTGTAAGATGATAATGAGCTTGCACATGCTACTGTcataatttaatcaaataaaattgaaTGTATGTTGAAGCTACGTTTTGTGATGGGACTAAGTTAATCACAGTTAGTGACCAAATTTTTTGTGAAAATGGAAACCTTAAACTAGAACTAATTGGTTCTTTTCTTTTAGGTATGAACTTCATTAATTGGAAACCTTAACCATAGACAACTAAGAAATTCTTGAGTATTTTCACCCAAAAGACAACTtagatattttcttttcttttcattctcAGTGCTTAGTTATTCCATTAATGTCAAGAGCAAgcttgattaaataaattaatttgagttTTCTAGTTATCTACTTTGTAAGTCATTTCATAATGTCAAGAGAAATGTTTGTGTTTTTGTGTGTTCCCACTAAGTAAATTGACTTTTTGGTATTTGGTAGGTACTTTGATCCTGCCAGGTTTCTCTGCACTGACAGTGTGCAGTTGAGAAGTATGATGGGTGAAACAGCTATGTTGCATTGGTAAATATTCTTCATGATCATGGTCCTGTATATTTAGGATTGGATCTGCCCTTTTAAATAAATGTTGGATTATCATTGCCTATTTTTTAAATCTGagtttaatataaataattatccaCATGGTGTTTGTTGAAATGTCTCTACAAGTTTGGCTATGATTTGTTGAAATTATTTTCCTGTTTTTGTATTTGACTAAGCAAGCTTactttgttttgaaaacatttttcagATGGGAGCCCGACCGGATGTTCAGAACGAAGTTCTTTGTTGTTTTGCCCTTCCAGCTAGATAGCATGGAGATTTGTTATATTTTAAGTTGTTGTGAAATATATATTTACAGTTTAGCTAATCATGAACCAACCACTCATAGGATGTCATAAAAAGATGTTTGAATTCTGTCATGAACCTACTTGTCTTTGTTCAACATTACCAAAACTCATTCAAAACAATTGTCAACAATAGATATTTGTATCATTTGATGCAGCTGGTAATAGTTattggtttatatatatatatatatatatatatatatatatatatatatatatatatatatatatatatatatatatatatatatatatatatatatatatatatatatatatatatatatatatatatatatacatacatataatgatacagaaataaacggtggaaagataaatggtttagaaagCATAACATTTAACAACGGTTTTAGataggtggtcataaccaaaccgtggctatatcttgaaccaatactgtgtcgtaaacgttaaattgaaaccgtggctttaccgtatagccacagttttgcagtcatggcaaatacaaaccgcggccttaatagAGCTACCTAAATCGTGGCCCaaaaaagccacggttgtcaaaaaggcgtggtctataccaaaaaaccgtggactttacttttggccacggccgtatactccaccgttggatttccgtggccgaatcgtggcctcagcgttacgccacgaTTATTTTGCATAAagcctcggttttctgggcgtggTAGGAGGCCTTTTTTTCTGTAGTGTAATTTAATTATTTTCCTTGAACAGGAAGATGTAGGAGGCTTAATACATCATCAAGTGTGATAAACATCACACCGATCGAAAGATGAAATGACGACGTCTCTGCGTGCCATCTCTCTACAAAAGCAGACAGATGCCGAAGACACGTGAACACGTGAAGACGACCCCTCACAAGCAAAAGAAGTCTCTCCGACTGCAGGTCGCGAGGGTCTAGCCTTCTCCCTTTAAACGAAAGCATGTTAGGACACTCTACCATGTCTTAATCTTTCGTGGTTGTTAGACTTTTTTCTTCCCGTAATCAAACAAGCATAACAAAGAGATGTTTTAACATGAAAATAGAAACAAGCCAAACCAAAAAACAAAGCAtaacttagagatatcataacATAAAATCAGATAACTGGCTATTATAGATTCCATTCTCCAGACTAAGGGTCTGGATTGTATAATCCAAACTACACAAAGACAAACATGCAAATAAGAAAGCATAACATGCAAACCCTAGGCTCTAGTGCTCAAAATCTTAATGCAAGACAGTTCAAGACAAATACAAATGACATATCTATTATATTTAAGCCTAAAGTATCACGTATAAATTATTTAGGTAATGTATGCATGCAAAATCAAAAAAGGAAAGAGATTGAGCAACTTACTAATACAATGGAGAGGAACTTCAAATAAGTGCAATGTCCTGGAGTAGAGACGCGATAAGCTTCAATGCAATAGATAAAAGCTATGGGAATGCTTGAAATGATGAACCAAGATCTGTAAACGCAAATGAGGACCTAGGTCAACGGTGAAAGATACTTGTGTTGTGGGAAGGAGATGAAAGATACCACTATGGGAAgggataatattttataaatgtgGGCTTTTGCCGTTTATTACCacgaaaaaaacaattaaaaaggtAACACTAATCATCATTTTAATTACTTTCTCTCATTCTTGGCCTTGGATTTGGAAGCTTTGACCTCTTGAAGAATACCAAGTTTTTATTTTGTCTCATCAATCACAATCCGACCTCTACTCTTTCCATGTTGCATCATCTTAATTTGACATCTTCAGATTTTATGCACCCATATTGGTTTTGAGAGATAGATATTCATTCATTGTGGTCAAGATTGTATTGACTCAAAAAACCACTGATTTTCTGATTCTTGTTTGTATACAACTTAGGATGGAATCAGTTGATACAAGTGGAATGTCAGGAACTCGATACAATATTTTAGGCAGATATGGAATCTATCtaatttttaacaaataaaaGAGTGTTCAAAAGATTGAGATAGAAAATGTGTTCCATTTTGATAGATGAATCAATGGAGAACAAAACGTAGTCATTGTTAGCATACACAAGAACAGAACATAAACATGTTACAAACAAAAACCACAATGTAAGTTATCCATCATTATCCTAGGATCACTGAAAAGGACTACTACCCTGAAGTTTCTTCTCAACCCAAGAAGGTGACAAAACAGGACTCATATCATATTCCCTAATCTTCTTCACTCTCCCTTCACACTTTTCACCAACAACATCCAAACACACATTCTCATCCTCACAAAAAACCTTAATCCTCCAAACCTTAAACGTCTGGTCCAAACTCCCACTATAAACCAAAAACCCTACAACAACCTTTTCCATCTCAAGACAAGCAGCCAAACACCTCACAGGTCCTCTATGTCCATCCAAAACAGCCAAACACTCATGATAACAGCTCCCTTCTTCCCTCCTCCAAACTCGTATCGTCGTATCCTCCGAGCCACTAAACACCATGTTGTTCCCTACTGTCACAACGCAAAGTACCGCGAATCGATGACCCTGCAGAAACCCTCCATGGTTGAACCTATAACATAGCCTCTCCTTCTCCCAGAAGTTTATCATTCCATCTGATGTTCCTGAGTAGAGAAAACAATGGTTGAAGGATGAACTCAATGCTAGTGTGTTCACTGGTGAAGGTTGGAACTTTAGTGTCATTGTTAATGTGTGTGAGTTTTCTGTGTATACCCTTCTCCATATTTTCACTGATCCAtcagaagaacacgtgaaaacgCAACCGTCATCTTGGTTCACCAATACAGCATTTACATGATCTTCATGTGCTAGAAATGAGTCTATGCATTTTCCATCAGAGATTCTCCAAGCTTTTACTGTTCTGTCATGAGAGCCGGTGTATAACAAGCCTTCTGAATGGTAATACGCCATGCAAGAAATGGTTTCTTTGTGTTTGTAATTGTTTGAGTTGTTGTTTTTCGTTCGGTTGAAGTTAAGAAAAGAGTTGTTTTTGCGTTTCGGAAGAGTAGCTACTTTCTTGGATTTGAAATTCTCTGAGACACTGAAGTTCCATATTCTGATTTTATGATCTTTGTGTGAGGTGAAAACCATGTTGTTATAAGCTAAAATGGCGCGAACCTCGCCGGAGTTTGATTTTAGATAGCCTTTGTCCATGCAATCCGGCTGCTTCCAAACACGAATTCGACTACTGTTGGATCCTGTAAAGATGAATCCTTTCGAAGCTGCGATGGAGTAGATGTTTCCTTCGTGGCGATGGAGGGATGCGATGCAATGGTAGAGCAATGAAGGGGGAGGTGATGGAAGGTGAGAGAGTGTCCATGGTGATTGTGGAAAAATGGAAGGTCTTGGTGGGCTGAACTGAAGATCTTGGTCGTTTGTTTCTCTGTGAGTTTGGATTTGGAGACGGAGGTGGATGTTGGGGGATTCTGGTTGGTCTGgtttttctttgtccattaaGGTGAGGAGTGTTCGGTTTCCATAAAAATCCATGGTGGTACTAATGACAACATGCATGGTGAGAAGTGTAGATTGTATTGTGGTAGTTTTAAAATGTTGGAAAGGTTTGGTTGATGGGTGGTGTATTTATGAAAGTATAAATGTTTTTCAATTGTGAAATGAATCTAGTCCTTTCTTCCATATCTTAGAATTTGGGTTCCACGTCTTAGACTAGATATTTGGATCATCACTTGAGTGGTCCGATAGCAAAAATCTGATAGTAGGTGGATCATCTAACTTTGAATATGCATTGATAATATAATTGTGATTTGTTTGGGTTGAAGTAAGTGAAAATATGGGTGACAAAACGGGTATGATTTGTCGGACATGCTTACATTTTTCGTGGGACAAATCAAAGTTATAAACCGCACTCTCTAATGCGACGCTCcaccatgttttttttttttgcagacaGGGACATTAAcatgaatttttatattttttagactTTAGAAATATAGTGTTTGCGTGCTCGTCTTATCTCACCCTCAGTTTTTTAGGACGGATCAAAGTTTTAGACCAATACTTTCAACTATATCGTCCTGCTCCACCTCATTTTTGCAACCTTTTGCGGAACAGGTCTATACTGGAGCTTATAAATAGATAGGGTGGTTCTAATCATTATTGTGAAGGTGGCCAACTTTAAGAGAGACTTTTTAATTCAATTGATATGGGTGGTAAAGTTTTTAATGTTGAGTATTAAATTTTTAagattttgttacttgttgtgCAAAATGTAGTAACTACATACATGCTAGCTAGCTCATTTTagttgaattttaaatgaatgtTGTAAGTAGTAACTTCAAAATTGCTTGACATTATATTATTATCACAAGAACAAATGTTATGGGACAGTTTGTGTTACTAAATCAATGTAAAGAGTTTGGTGAATAACAGTTGGCTGCAATTGATGTGGAGCACCAATTAATTGCCTCTTCAATTGTTTTTCTTCAAGAGGAAGGAAGGCTAAAATAGTACTAGTATGTAACACAAGGAATTTCAATAAGAAATAATAGTATTTATAGGATTAATAAATTCTTATAAATTTTGAATGTAATTCATTTTTTTATGCTGGTTCTGTTTGGTGGTAGAGCATGGAGGGGATGACTTATATGTTTAGATGTttggtttagttttttttttttaggtgaTGGAGGTAAAAGAGAGGGGAGTAAAAGCCAATTTTAGCTCTCCTATGAAGATGGATGATTTAGATTGGGTTATAAATGATATTCTTTTTAAATTCCACCGATGCATCATGTctctaatgttttttttttttttctttcttgagaGCTCCTATGGAAATATAGAATTAATTTGATATTTGATAGACTTTTTTTATTATCACATTTACTTTTTGTTTCGGACTTATGACAAAGTTCAATCCGTctaaaattgaatcaaatcacCTATGTTTTAAGAAATAGGATGGATCAAGCAATATACACATTCTAAAGATATACTTGATTAGGAATGACCATCCCTTGAAGAGTGTTACATGATGGAACATATTGAATATATCTCATAAAAGGCTTTAGGGCTCTTACACCCTAAACACATACTATAAGGttgattcatattcaattacacacTATTATAAGTCTTAAATTTCATTTCACGATATTTATTGACTTAATAGTCTCAGTGTTTGTAGGTACACCCCCACCTTCAAGAACCACATATCAATGATATTTCTCTAACATTTACCAGTATCCATATCTTTTAAGTACGATCATATTATTTGGCTTAGTATATGGGAAACATGCTtagcaattttaattttttctctctaattttttGGTGAACCTGTGACAAACCTAAGCTGTTGACAAAAATCCCCAGTCATGACGCCCCCTGGCAAACGAAGGCGTATGGACTGTCTCCCAATAATAGGATGGCGTGAATGTGTCGCTCTAATTTCTAGAATCTCTCGTGCAACCACGACGAGTAAGAGTTCCTTGCCCTACTCGAAGGATACTTTCTTAGGGTGATATCTGATAAATCTTTTTATCATCACACTCATTTTTTGTTTCGGACTAGGCCAAAATTCAATCCGCTCGAAATCAAGTCACCTAAATCTTTAGAAATATGACAAACTAGGGAATGAATACGCCTTATTGGCACGCGTTATTATGGCTTACCGGCCTGTGGAGAACTTCAAATGATAAAATGTACTCGATCCTCTGAGCCAATTGACCAAGATAAGGTTTTAGGGCTCTTAAACACCATACCTGTATTATAAATTTACACACAATTCAAACTCAAGCACAAACTATTTTAAATTCTAAATCTCACACTCACTATCTATGCCTACTAGATTGTCTTAAGTGTTTGCagacacacacatacacacacacacccttCGAGAACCGCATATCAATAATTTCGTCAAATGTTCACCAATATCCAAATCTTATAGGTTCAATCATATCATTTGGCACTATTTGTCGAAAACCAATTTAGTGTTTCCACCTTTTGTTTTCTATCTAATCGTAAACCCATGACAAACTTGAGCTATGGCCACCGATGTACATTGGCAAGTGTAGGCTAGGAAGTATCCAAAATAAGAAAGATTAACATGACTAATCCACCCTTTGTCTTGAAGATCTCATCCAACCACAATGAGGAAGGGTTTCTTGCCCTACTCAGAAGATACTTCCTTATGGTATGAAGACTCTTGAGGTCTCACTCAATAACGACAAAGCATTAACCTTCCCCAGGATCTGCTGATGGATATCTAGAGAAATTCTAAGGTCGTCTTGAAGTAAAACAAATATATGGAGTGAGTAGAGACTGGTGAAATGGGAATAAAAACCTAGCTCGCCCCGCTAAGGTGGCGAATTTGCGGCGGCAAGCTTGCCcgtctatttttttaattgattaataggcttttttacatttcaattagaattttcatagtttttagaataattttttacaaAGCATCTTTTTAACaagttttacttaaaaaatattgcatatatttacaaataaatgtataaaataaaaccatcaaaaattgaaattactagaattaactaaaaaagagtaTGTTTTGGCGGAGCGGTGAACTTTGGCGGGCGACAGACTTTGGTGGGACGAGCTATGGTGGACGGCGGGTTTTGGTGGAGTGGGCTTTGGCAAGCGGAAGACCCAAAATTCCAactcaacccgccattttttggtgGGTGCGCGGGCCGACCCGGCGGGCCACGACCCGTTTTACACCCCTATATGGAAGTACATAGGGCATGGATGCGGCGATGACTACCTGTTCAAATAGTGTCTCCGCTCTCCCTTTCGTAAAAGGGTTTAGTGTCGTCGTTCACCCATTGAATTAATGATTATATATTGTTCTCAAAGATCTCCAGAAATCCTTAGGATATAATTGTACGAGGGAAGTATTGATCCCAACTAACACATAGAAATTGTGGATATCATCCTCGTATTTTGCAATGCAAGAGGACCCATCAAAAGAAATTCACCAGTCTTCACCATGAAAGAAGGGGTAATGACATGGGGGATTGTGGAGATTTAAAAATTGttggttaaaataattttttgaaggaaaatttgagtTTATAAAcatttgcaaaacaaacaagtaaaTAAGCAGCGGAATAAAGAGATAGATGGAAAAATTAaggaaaaataaatgaaaagtaAAAGAGATAAGGGAAAGGGAAAGACACCAGAGATTTATACATGTTCAACCTAAACACTTGAACTATTACTGTCTCTTAGAAATCTTTTTAAGTGTTTCCACACTATCTTTTACAagaatttgaaaattttcaatgGCTAAATTCTAATCAAACAAGAAATAAAAGTTTTGATTAGATATCCTCTGAACCGAAATGGAGTTTTAAGAGGTTTTACACGAGCTAACCTCCAAATTGGGATGAAATTTTACACAGGCTAATCTCAAACCAAGCTGAGATTTTAAAAAACATGATCTCAAACCATGATGATATTTTACACGGACTATTCTCGAACTAATATAGATTTTACACATGTCTGAGCTCAAGAACCTTTGTGGATATTTTGATGGATGGTCTTCACAAGCAAAATGAAAGCTTTTGTAGCAGGTCAAACTCACAAAACAAATTGAGACTTCCTAAAACAATCTCAA
Encoded proteins:
- the LOC131660064 gene encoding protein JINGUBANG-like, whose product is MDFYGNRTLLTLMDKEKPDQPESPNIHLRLQIQTHRETNDQDLQFSPPRPSIFPQSPWTLSHLPSPPPSLLYHCIASLHRHEGNIYSIAASKGFIFTGSNSSRIRVWKQPDCMDKGYLKSNSGEVRAILAYNNMVFTSHKDHKIRIWNFSVSENFKSKKVATLPKRKNNSFLNFNRTKNNNSNNYKHKETISCMAYYHSEGLLYTGSHDRTVKAWRISDGKCIDSFLAHEDHVNAVLVNQDDGCVFTCSSDGSVKIWRRVYTENSHTLTMTLKFQPSPVNTLALSSSFNHCFLYSGTSDGMINFWEKERLCYRFNHGGFLQGHRFAVLCVVTVGNNMVFSGSEDTTIRVWRREEGSCYHECLAVLDGHRGPVRCLAACLEMEKVVVGFLVYSGSLDQTFKVWRIKVFCEDENVCLDVVGEKCEGRVKKIREYDMSPVLSPSWVEKKLQGSSPFQ